TTGCTTGGGTGGATGGTTGGGTTTCAGAATTCAGATTGGTGTATAGaaatttaataagttaaaagtAGGGGGGaaaaagaaagggagagagaggGCTTTTGATTAATCACTTGGGAAGTGGTGATTGACAATAAATAAACCACTTTCAAACTAATCAATTAAAAATCATTTTGGTCTGTTATCACTTAAAATCATTCATGCAACTTCATCATGTTAAATAGCAATTTTCCTTGTCTTCCTATGATTCATTCAATTTGTGGATAATTAATCTTTTACTTTTTCAGGTTCCATCTTATGTGATGCTTGGAATACCAAAGCATGAGGAAGCATCACCTACTCCACAACACCCTCTTTCTCCAATGGGTGATGCCTGTTCACGGATGGATCTCACAGCTATACATCAGATTTTGGTAATGACACACTACAAGGATGATGAAGGAACTAATGAGGTAATTGAATTGTATAAATGCATTGTTCCTAATGCCTATTTCTATTCCTGTGCCCAAAAATTTATTTATGGATGTGCAGTTATCCTTCCAAGAGTGGACCCAACAGATGAAAGATATGTTGGAGGCCAGAAAGCGTGGAGATGTAGCATTTCGCGACAAAGACTTTAAAACAGCTATAGAATGTTATTCTCAGGTGCGTAtttttcttgtttggatgcaaaaatgacatcatcatacaagaaatgaaaaagtatatatatatatatatatatatatatatatatatatatatatatttattttcttgtggGGATGTAATAGATAGGATACTTAGTTGTTGACATTCATCACTTTGTGCTCTCTGCTTTATAATTCCTGTGAATTTAACAGGCAAAGATGTAATAAAGCTGGCTGTATGATTGGTTTAGGCCTTAGGGTTGACCTTGCTGAAAAATAAAGTTGTCAAGTTGCAATTCTGAGATCACAACCAGGAATTTTATTACCTCATGTACGAGTCCTTATAATCTTCCTGTGGTTGGTGCTGGACAATTAACTCACCTTAAGACAGTCCTGGACCTCCTGGTTGTAAAATGACAGTTTGTTGGTAATATggtaaattaatttgatttttcaaaGGACGTGCTTTATTTGACTTGACATCATTCCTGTTGATGCAGTTTATAGATGTGGGAACCATGATTTCTCCAACTGTTTATGCACGGCGAAGTCTATGTCATCTTCTATGTGATCAACCAGATGCTGCCCTCCGAGATGCAATGCAAGCACAATGTGTATACCCTGAATGGTCTACAGCGTTTTACATGCAAGCTGTGGCCCTTGCCAAGCTGGACATGCACAACGATGCAGCTGACATGTTGAATGAGGCTGCTATGCTGGAAGAAAAAAGGCAACGCGGAGGCAAAGGATCTTGAGAGGGGACTTCTGTAAATATTCTTTTGTATTTGCATGTGGTCGATTGTTGTGATATTATTGTAACAAAAATGTGGGGTTAGTGTCATGTGCATTGGAAATCTGGTTTCCATCCAATATGTCATATAgtgggagagggagagggagaggggcGGTTCTTTATTAGCTGttgtcttctttttctttttttttaaacccCCTCTTAAATTGGATGAAAAAATTGATTTCACATGGCTTGTAGAGAAAACATTACTTCCAATTTGAGGAAAGCAAGGATCGTGCTGGGCTGCTCAGGCCCCAAAACCCTTTGATTAGGCTCTCAATCCGGAtctaacaaagaaaaaaaaaattctgttgGGCTGCAAGGAGGGTCAGGCAAGAAAAGCACTTTACAGGGCTTGCTCGATGGACAATAAAAGGTCACGGGCACGCCCCATTGTGTATTTAAGTGGGCTGCGTGAGGCCCAAATATTCTAGATAGGTTCCATTCAAGATTGCATCGGAGGCCCAAAAGCATATAAAGTGGTCCATTGAAGACCACTAATCGTCTTATTGGGCTTCCAAAATGGACCACAGAACAGCCAACTCATTTTATTGGGCCTTTGAATTAAGCTTTTTGTATACCAATAGCTTGATGTGGGCCGTTCATGGCCCAATAATTCTTTCCTTAAGCTTTTAAAGTGGACCAATGGAGCCCAAAATGCCTTCGTGGGTCTTCGTAATGGGCCTCGTGAGGACCATTGGGCTCTAAAGTGAGCCATGCAAGGCCCAATAATCTTTTTATTGAGCTATCAAAACGGACCACAGGCTGAAAATGCAACTGTACTTTTCCTGAGGGCCATTAGAGGCCCAAAACACATTTTATTCCGCCGCAAAGTGGACCACGTGAGGCCCAATAATTCTTCACCGTGCTTTCAAAATGGGCCACGAAAGGACCAAAACACATTCTACCGAGTTTTGAAGAGGGCCAGGTAAAGCCCAGAACCCATTTCGTTCGCTTTGAGTCAATCGAGGCCGAAAAGTTACTGGGTATTGAAATGGTTCTATAAGGCCCAAAATGCATTCCATTGGGCTTTCCATTGACACACGTGAAGCCTAAATTACGCAttccattttttttaaaaatctgTCTACCCACCTGTTTTTTCGATTAGGCGACAATAAGACTAGGCATTCCGTTTGCTTTCGTACCGGCGGTTCTAGAACTGGCCAGTGAGGGCAATTCCAGTTTGGACTTGAACTTCATTTTCTTTAAACATTAAAAAGAATCAAAGGCAGCTACATATAATAGTTTTATGATTAGCATCACCTTGAAACATCAATTAGAATTCTTTTGTAGTTTaacattttttaaatttcatttaaatgATCTGCTATGAGAACATTACAAATGTGTATGGACGAGAAGTGAGAAGGAATTCGTATTTTCAGAACATTCAAATCACATAGAAAGCGACAAGTCCAGATGGTCTAATCACATTATTCAAAAAGCCAATAATAGATCTTGTTCCCTCTGTTCTCTCAACACAGACGCTAAAAATTTAGTAGTAGCATTAATAAGAAACTTGCAAATTAGCCAGGTAATGCTACAGGCAacagaaatattaaatataaaaagagtGAGTAAGTTAATTATTACACAACATTTAATAAATTTAACCATGAAGAACACATGTAATCGAAAAGAACTTCAAAATTCACAGAGTTTTAATCTTTCACCTTTTCATCTTTgccactataaaaattcaaaatgaaGTCGAGCATAAAATGGGGGGAAAAATTCACTGATAAACTTGCGAAAATATCACAGatgaaattaaaagacaaaaatatTGCTACGTAAATGTTCTATAGTCATAAGTAAATAACCAgctaaaaataattaacattGGGGGCTAGAGAGAGGGgaaattaagtttaaatattcTTCAATCTACCAAGTCGTTCTCGACCGCAGAAGCTTCCCAAGTCAACATTATCCAGAAATTATATTAgactaaaatattaaataatctaAAAATAGATATCAACCCCAATAGCATGTTGCATTTCTCTTACTCTCTTAAAGAACCTATCCAATGAGAGTAACAATTAAAACCctaaaaaatagtaaaaaaaaagcCCACCCAAATTCAAAGAGACCACTGTAAGCACATAAAATTCAATTGCTCAAACAAATGCCAAAATcgtaaattttcaataatttgatcaacttTCAGCAAGGATACAACTGATAAAAATACAATTAAAGATGGAGCTtcttgttgattttttttttttcctttttttttgggCTGAAATTATATCATGTACAGTAAGAAGTCGAGGGGATAGGAAGAGATTTTTGTTCCCCCCATACAAATAGATAAGTTGTGAAAAGGCAAAATACATATCAATCATATAATTAGGCATCATAGTTAAACCAAATGCAAAAAGTTTTTGGAAATAACAAAATTTGATGAAGGAAAATGATATTCACAATAACATGGAGAACCAATTAAATATGCCCAATAAAAACAAATAATGCAAATTCATCACTTAAAAACAACACAAATTTTTTTGttcataaaaataattgaatcatATCAAGtttttttactcttttttttttttgaaaaagaagGCTTTAGGGTTTagcattgaaaaaaaaattagagtatTTGACAATCGCAGGAATAGATAAATGAAATAAAAGTACGATAACTAATTTTGTTATTGCCAGTTATTTTGGAACTATTCTCCTGGAAGTTTCATGTCCTCctgaagattaaaaaaaaaaaaaaaaattggaaaacAAAATAGAAGACAAACAAGAAAAAGCAAGAATTCGCCTGAATAGGCACCATAAAGTAATTCCATAAGCTAATTcacctatttttatatttatttcaagtCTCAACTAGTATTTGCCTAACTCTTATTAATTGAAATATCCCAAACATACCCATTTAATAATGAATGAAATAAGAAAATCATTTGGATCCAATTATTCAAAAAATTACTTTACGCAGACCAACCACAGAATGATAAAATGCCAAACTATGCTTgtaaacccaaaaaaaaaaaaaaaatcagaaaataacaaaataaaataagggagggtAGAAAACTCACTATGTTTTAGCGGAATCCAAATCAAAGAGCTACAAAGCAGAAGTTCAAACCAGAAGAACAAGCATTTAATTTaagcttaaaaattaaaaagcaaatagAGGCAATCAGGGTCATAACTGAGACTAAAGCTTTTGTTTGTTTTTATAGTCATTATAAAAAATAACTGAGACACAAAGAGCGAGACAAgggtagaaagaaaaaaaaagtgagcgagtaaaaagaaatcaaaattcaCTGAGTAGAGGTGAGTCGCACATAATACATTGGTttctgtattttattttttactaaCAGATTGAGCGATCTGCTTGCTTTATCTAAAATTAACACGCAACAGCCATATACCAGTTCAGTTGAACAATTTAAGAGATGCCAAACTTGAACACTTAACTGTTTACAAAGCAAATCTGTATCCTAATCACAGAACCTGaagattataatttatttttattagtagATTGGGTGACCTCACTTTCTAAAATTAATCACGCAACGAAGCCATATACGATATATCAGTTCAGTTGAGCCATTAAACATAGGAAAATAATTAACACACAAATTAAAAACCAGCAAAACCCataacaagaaaaacaaatgttacacaaaaatataaaatCAATTTTAAATCAGAAATGAATAAAGAAATACCAGAGATTGATCAGAAACAGTTGTAGTGGACATTCATATCAGAGAGGAGAAAAACGATTCTTCTTCTTAGTATCCTTAATCAGAGAATCAAAGACAGAAACAAAGTAAAGAGAATGTAGGTGAAGCTCTCCATTAGGTTTCTGACGAGATTCTGCGACAAGTGTGAAAACATTGAATCAGAATCTCGTAAGAACCCTAAATGAAGAGCTTGAGGGAGATGGGAACTCCAAAGACCAGGCATTGAAGCGATAGGTGAAGCTGGAGTAGCGGCTGTTATGTGGTGTTCGGGGCTAGGGTGTCAGAGGTAAGGAAAAAGGAGACAAAAAGAGGAACCTGAAGACAGAGCAAGTGGCGTATCGTTGAAGAAAGAAacgtctattttttttttttttagaagaaaTGTCGAGTATTTACTAATTAGGGTTACAGAGATGAGAAACATGATTGGGATAAATATCTTTATACACCTTGATCCGACGGTTAGGAATTACGATTCTAAACTTTAAATGGAAGGCTgagatttgttttttttttgttttttttcaaCTGATACCGAGATTTGAGACAAATAtggaaaaaaaggagaaaaaaaaagaagaagagaccTATAAATTTCGACACTATAAGGCGCCTAATTTGATGAGGCAGGCAGATTGACTAGATTATTTTGGAGGTCCATGTAATTAAtggagaattttttttattattctttaCTTCTCCACTTTTcaagtcaaaatttttacagattagttgtataattattattttattttgtaaagattttaaaatttctatatattattttataaattgtctaaattaatattttattttacaaaataactgttaataaaaattaaattaatgtaaaataataacattttaaaaaataaatataatatttttcataaaataatataataaaatatttattgtttatatttttataattgaatgtaataatttaatataataaatagtattgtttatatttttataattgaaTGTAATAATTTAActcattattaataatttaaaaatatttattttattatattattttataaaaaaatataattataactcCATAGATGAGATATGATGAAAAGGCTCCTTCTTCCTTAATCAATAGTCTCGAGTTTAAgttctaaataaaaaatatttttaaaatttgaaaggaAGCATCCAAAAAATTTCAGATACTAAATGAtttctaaaaaataaatataattatataaaatttgtgTGAAagctatatattttttatttattgaaattataatttttaaaataaaataattttactttaaataaaataatcatgGTCAATGCCTATCTAATCTGTTGCAGTAGAGTATATGGTAAAGGGCTGAGGGCGCTAGTCCCTTTTGGTATGCTTTGTGTGcaaaaatggaaggagggatGGCAACAGTTTTTGAATTCGACCATAGGGTGGGCATttgatttaaaataaattgaattaaattgaattaaattaaattattaaaaataaattaatatattttagaattgaattaaattaaaataaatgaaaaattaaatcgaatcgaattgctCTATTTCAATTTGGTTCAGTTCAAATCGATCGGTTTtaaattttacttattttttaatttaaatttgatttttaagttatttagtttgattttaaccttagtttgaacctaatatccattaattaatgaaattaaacaatatatatatatatatataaaattcataaattctacataaaaataaattaatttaaaaataaaaaatattattatgttcggttcaaaccgaatttgttctctaaaattgaactgaaccgaaccgaaataacataaatttttgaaatataaaccaaattgaactgaattgaattatattaaaaattaaacagAATTAaggtggttcggttcgatttttcagtTTAAACTGAATAGTGCTCACCCCTATTCGACCTGAATTGTCTTTaaccaaatcaattttttttgACCCCGTTCTGATCTCGATTTATGTGGAACGGAGATAAAAAGATCTTCTTAACGCCTTGAAATCCCATAACTCGTTTCGTATAGTgacatattattatatttattaaaaattattttatttttatatatttaaatattataattttaacaaaatatataaatatattattaaaataatttataaaacatacatttctaattatattttattttttaataaataaacttatgttatatattaataaattaaaatgaaaaaagtaaaaaaaaaaaaaaaattcttactgCATCCCGACGAGAAATAACCCGCCCCATCCTCAAACTCGAGTAAGACGAAAATCGAAAGATCGATTCTTGCCCCGACCCGTCCTGTTGCCATTCCCAAATGGATGAGAAAAAAATGATCTTCTTAGTTTAATCATATGATAAGAAACCAATAGCTTATACGATCAAGATTTTGATAATTAATATATTcacataattaatattttatgatattttagaattaaaatgtATTTTTTAATTGCATAATTAGATTATTCAAtagaattttttatttaaataattatatttaaaaatgaaattcCTTGGTATAGGTTTTTGGCAAAATGTTGATCCTCCACTAACATGGGAAGTCTTAGCCTgataagaagaccaaaaattcatAAGTTTTGTATTAGAATCTTGCCTATACATATGCCTCCTTGAGCCCTAGCATTTCTTGGGTCAACAAGTAACTAACTAGTTAGGCTATGTGTTTGATGGTGCGAAGGATATAATACAACAACGTATGGATGCCTAGAAGTGAAATTAGGCGACATATAATTCTGCTTTTCCATCAATGAAGAGACTCATGAACTCTTCTCCATCAACAGTTTCTTTCTCTATAAGCAGCTGAGCAAGCTTGTGAAGAATGTCAATGTGAGTTGTGATGACATGCTTGGCCCTTGAATATGCCTTCTCCACCAGTTCCCTTACCTCTGCATCCACTACATCTGCAGTGGCCATAGAGTAGTCCTTTTGGGATGACATCTGATCAAATACATACAAGTTAGGTCTTAATTACTTCACAGATAATGTAGAATTGAAGATATAAGCAAGGGCTAGTGAATTGAAAAGGCAACTGCCGTGATCCAAACACAATTCCTACCTGTTGACCCAAGAAAGGATTTCCACCAGGTCCACCAATGGCAACTTGTCCAATCTTTTTGCTGAAACCAAATCTCTCAACCATCTGCCTTGCAACCCGTGAAACTTGCATGAAGTCATTTGAAGCTCCTGTTGTCACATTTTCCTGACCAAagatcacctcctcagcaacccTGCATTTGGACAGCTCAAGCAAGAAAGCCCGTTAAATTACAGGCAAATACCAAAAGAGAATTTGACAAGGTTTTGTGAACTCTTCAAGAAAAACTTCAACTTGGATATCAGTAAATATACAAATAAGCCCTGCAATGTTTTCCTAGGCATTAGACAAGATAGGTTTCCGTAACCAACCTTCCACCTAATGCAACAGCCATCTGATTCTCCAAGTAGCTTCTGCTGTACAATCCAGACTCAAGCCTCTCCTCACTAGGAGCAAAAAATGTAAGACCACCAGCTTGACCACGAGGAATGATGGATATCTTGGCTACAGGATCATATTCAGGCATCAGTGCACCAACCAAAGCATGCCCAGCCTCTGCAGATCGGAGAGCAACAAACACAATTAGCTTcttgaaaatatataaaatagcAAGCAACTGAAGGAAAACAAAACATTCATATTTGTATACCATGATAGGCAACTAATTTTTTCTTCTCGTCTGAGACAACAGCATTTTTCTTCTCTGGCCCAGCAATGATCCTCTCTAGAGCATCAGATATCTCATCTTTGCTTATTTCTTTAAGGTCACGCCTAGCTGCGAGTATGGCAGCTTCATTCATCAGATTCTGCAAATCAGCTCCAGTGAATCCTGGGGTTCTCCGGGCAATCTTTTCAAAGTCCACATCTTTTGCAAGAGCCTTTCCTCTAGAGTGAACCTGTCATTTACAAATGTTACAAGTTGAACAAGCAAAGGTCAAATAAAAGCAAGATTTCTAAAACACATCCAACTCTATTAATTCAAAACATAAAGCAGTTTTCTCCAAAAACAGACGTGTCAAATGCAGCCTTTTAACTGCTAATTATCAGGGGCCAAGCACAAAATCAGATCAAACATGATGAATATTGACATGCAGCAGCCGGCAGGGGTTATAGAAATATGAGGATAAGCTATCTACTCTGTACCTTACAAACTGTGACCACAGTAACATGATGGGGGTGTAAAATCACATTGAGACACAAACATTAACTTGAACGATACAATTCTGCTTATAACTCCTCTCGTTTTCCTTTCTAAGGCGGCAGACTCATTAGTCATTACCTTCTATACTAGCATTTGATAATTTAGTTGCGTCAATTAATCCAACTTGGTACTTTCATCGAACAGAAACaaataaagaaaatgaaagaaaatgaagaaagggTTGTAAAGAGGTGCAAACCTGAAGTATCTTCACTCTACCAGCAACATCAGGCCTGTCCACGGTAACCTGTCTATCAAACCTCCCAGGTCTTAACAAAGCCGAATCAAGAACATCAGGTCTATTAGTGGCAGCTAACACTATAACACCCGAATTGCCCGAAAACCCATCCATTTCAGTCAACAACTGATTAATTGTTTGCTCTCTCTCATCATTTCCACCTCCAAGCCCCGCTCCTCTCTGCCTTCCCACGGCATCAATCTCATCAATAAATACAATGCACGGAGCCTTCGCCTTGGCTTTCTCAAACAAATCTCTCACTCTTGATGCCCCAACTCCCACGAACAACTCCACAAACTCCGATGCCGCGCAAGAGAAAAATGGCACTCCTGCCTCTCCAGCAACTGCTCTAGCCAACAGGGTCTTCCCTGTTCCAGGTGGCCCAACTAATAAACACCCTTTGGGAATTTTAGCTCCTAAAGCTGTGTACTTATCTGGGTTCTTCAAGAAATCTACAACCTCTTGAAGTTCCAATTTTGCTTGGTCTGCTCCTGCCACATCCGCAAATGTTACACCAGTCTCCGGCACTTCTTGGAATTTCGATTTCGATCTTCCGAAATCCATGGGCCCGCCTAATCCTCCGGGTCCTCCAGGGCCTCCCTGTGCCCGGCGGAAGAGAAGGAACAATCCTGCGAAAGCGAGGAATGGGAATAAAAGATTTCCAATAAAATTGAAAAGCCCGTTACCGGAATCTCCCTCGGAGACGGAGATATCCACACCATTCATAGCTAGAATGTCGATAAGATCAGGGTCATTAGGAACAATGACGGTAGCTCGGCGGCCATCTACAGCTGTGAGCTGGAGGGCAGAACCATCTTTGCTGAAACGAACTCTCTCGACTTTGCCCTTCTTGACCGCGTTGAGGAACTCGCTGTATCGCCATTGACTGCCTTCAGGGAGGTCAGAGGTGGATTGGGATTGAGGTTTTGGGGCGGTAAGGAGAAGGTTTTGGGAGAAAGGAGAGGTATTTGAAGGGGTGTTGGTGGGTTGGGATTCGATTACAGGTGGTGGCGCGGGTGGAGTAGCGTTGTCTAAGGCCAAGGCTTGTGGTGTTAGCGAAGATAAGAGCAAAGCAGCCAAAGTGGCCTGTGAAGGGATCGATTTCAAAGAATCTGAAAGGGGCTGTTTTCTATTGAGGATAGCTTGAGCAATTTGAGACATTCTTGTAGAGAAGAAGGGGAAAGGAAATGATAACTTAGCGGCTTTAGGAGTTGGGGGAGAAAGAAGGATTTTAGAACCAAAGAAGTTTGAAGAAAGTAAGGGCTTGCTGATTGAAGCCATGGTTGGCTCTTTGTTTCTTCAGTGGTTcccaaatattaatatattatcccTTGAAATTTTGGGTTGCGGCTCTGGGGCTCCAACGGTCCAACCCTGGAATGTTGGATTGCTGACGTGGAGATAGGAAAGCCACAATGCGGTATTATTTTTGTTGTATGCTACATGAGGGGTGTGAACAGTAACAAGGAAGTGCTGCAAAAGCTTACTTTGATTTGAGAGATAAGTTGGTCTTCACACGCGCCATAAAGTTGATGTTGCTTGGGTTGCTTGGACGTGTACAATGCAGCCTCCAATCATTTAAAATCTCCATTTGAATTTTTATGCTACAAATTGACCATATAAATCAGATCAAGGGGAACCCTTtttcccattttttttttttttaaattggaaAATATGCGACTGGGGAAGTTTCTAGAGCTATAGCTAAATTTGAAGCCTCTTGAAAATTAGCTAAGCCTAAGGCCCAAATTTATCCATTTTTCAAGAGCCGACAGAGATTAGCCCAGTGTTAGGTCAGACCAGTATCTGTAAGCCCCTGAACTGCCGTGGCTTGGGCTATGAAGATAAAGCTGAAGAGAAGTGGCCCAAAATCTATAAGCCTTTTTGTAGGCCTGTGGTCGCAATTTCAAGCCCATTGTGTATTCTCCACAGTTTGCACCACTGTTGCGAGCTGAAAGCCTGAAATTTCACAGATTTTGTGATTGCTCCACGCATGTAAGCAACATTTCTGCGCGTGAGGCATTGGACATTGGAATAGCTATATTTCTTAGGATCAAACTCAATTTAATGTGGGCTTTTTTCGTCTTCATATTTCTTAGGACTAAAATCCTATCACCGTCGATGTAGATGCATGAACAACTGGAGAGAAAGTTGGTGCTCTTAATAGGAATGGTGTGCGGGGATTTGCCTGTCGGTAAGTGTCTATGTCTGGGttcaacttcttcctttctttgcttTTCCTTGATAAAATCAGCAGCTtatcaaaaaaaataataaataaaaaagatgttGCTTATTCATTAAAATTAACATGTTTATTCACCTTCATCTTCAGCCTTGTTGGTGGATCTTGCTTCAACAATGGCTAACAGGCATCAAATCATCACTTGCATCAattgattaataaaaattttgatttcatTAATTCTGAGCTTCACATGGAAACAAAAAAAAATGttcaaacttctttttcttttttttttttgggttcaaAGCTAGACAAACTAATCCATGGATTGAAAAAACATAAAGGCTGCCAAGTTTCTGCTGGCTTCCACCCACTGGGCATATATCAATAACAGTTGCTTACAGAATACACATGTTAAGTAGGAAAATAAACATTATGTTTAATTGCTTCTTTGTGCCAGGAAGATGAACGCATGTTAACTAGGAAAATCCTACTTGACTTTCCAACTGCCAAATCAAAAGGGCACATAGTTTGACAAATCCGGTGACCTGAATTATGCCCAGCTGGCTTTGACTGCAAAAACACCAAATAGTGGTTCTGCTTCTATTGGCAGCGCCAAAAGAAATATGAACTCGTG
This is a stretch of genomic DNA from Hevea brasiliensis isolate MT/VB/25A 57/8 chromosome 12, ASM3005281v1, whole genome shotgun sequence. It encodes these proteins:
- the LOC110654371 gene encoding ATP-dependent zinc metalloprotease FTSH, chloroplastic, encoding MASISKPLLSSNFFGSKILLSPPTPKAAKLSFPFPFFSTRMSQIAQAILNRKQPLSDSLKSIPSQATLAALLLSSLTPQALALDNATPPAPPPVIESQPTNTPSNTSPFSQNLLLTAPKPQSQSTSDLPEGSQWRYSEFLNAVKKGKVERVRFSKDGSALQLTAVDGRRATVIVPNDPDLIDILAMNGVDISVSEGDSGNGLFNFIGNLLFPFLAFAGLFLLFRRAQGGPGGPGGLGGPMDFGRSKSKFQEVPETGVTFADVAGADQAKLELQEVVDFLKNPDKYTALGAKIPKGCLLVGPPGTGKTLLARAVAGEAGVPFFSCAASEFVELFVGVGASRVRDLFEKAKAKAPCIVFIDEIDAVGRQRGAGLGGGNDEREQTINQLLTEMDGFSGNSGVIVLAATNRPDVLDSALLRPGRFDRQVTVDRPDVAGRVKILQVHSRGKALAKDVDFEKIARRTPGFTGADLQNLMNEAAILAARRDLKEISKDEISDALERIIAGPEKKNAVVSDEKKKLVAYHEAGHALVGALMPEYDPVAKISIIPRGQAGGLTFFAPSEERLESGLYSRSYLENQMAVALGGRVAEEVIFGQENVTTGASNDFMQVSRVARQMVERFGFSKKIGQVAIGGPGGNPFLGQQMSSQKDYSMATADVVDAEVRELVEKAYSRAKHVITTHIDILHKLAQLLIEKETVDGEEFMSLFIDGKAELYVA